A region from the Hirundo rustica isolate bHirRus1 chromosome 20, bHirRus1.pri.v3, whole genome shotgun sequence genome encodes:
- the CDK9 gene encoding cyclin-dependent kinase 9, with protein sequence MAKQYDMVECPFCDEVSKYEKLAKIGQGTFGEVFKAKHRQTGKKVALKKVLMENEKEGFPITALREIKILQLLKHENVVNLIEICRTKASPYNRCKGSIYLVFDFCEHDLAGLLSNAHVKFTLSEIKKVMQMLLNGLYYIHRNKILHRDMKAANVLITRDGVLKLADFGLARAFSLAKNSQPNRYTNRVVTLWYRPPELLLGERDYGPPIDLWGAGCIMAEMWTRSPIMQGNTEQHQLTLISQLCGSITPEVWPNVDKYELYEKLDLPKGQKRKVKDRLKAYVKDPYALDLIDKLLVLDPAQRIDSDDALNHDFFWSDPMPSDLKNMLSTHNQSMFEYLAPPRRRGGHMPQQPANQGRNPAATNQTEFDRVF encoded by the exons ATGGCCAAGCAGTACGACATGGTCGAGTGCCCCTTCTGCGACGAGGTCTCCAAGTACGAGAAGCTCGCCAAGATCGGGCAGGGCACCTTCGG gGAAGTTTTCAAAGCCAAACATCGCCAGACAGGCAAGAAAGTAGCACTGAAGAAGGTGTTGatggaaaatgagaaggaagGG tTTCCCATCACAGCCTTGCGAGAGATTAAAATCCTCCAGCTGCTCAAGCATGAGAATGTGGTGAACCTCATAGAAATCTGCAGGACCAAAG cctctccgTACAACCGGTGCAAGGGCAGCATCTACCTTGTGTTTGACTTCTGTGAGCATGACCTGGCTGGCCTTCTCAGCAACGCCCATGTCAAGTTCACACTGTCAGAGATCAAGAAAGTTATGCAGATGCTCCTGAATGGACTTTACTACATCCACAGGAACAAG ATCTTGCACCGAGACATGAAAGCAGCGAACGTCCTGATCACGCGGGATGGAGTCCTGAAGCTGGCGGACTTTGGGCTGGCTCGAGCTTTCAGCCTGGCTAAGAACAGCCAGCCAAACCGCTACACCAACCGCGTGGTGACCCTGTGGTACCggcccccagagctgctcctag GGGAGCGCGACTACGGCCCCCCCATTGATCTCTGGGGCGCAGGCTGCATCATGGCAGAGATGTGGACCCGCAGCCCCATCATGCAGGGGAACACGGAGCAGCACCAGCTCACCCTCATCAGCCAGCTCTGTGGATCCATCACACCGGAG GTTTGGCCGAACGTGGATAAATACGAGCTGTACGAGAAGCTGGATCTCCCCAAGGGGCAGAAGAGGAAGGTGAAGGATCGCCTCAAGGCCTACGTCAAAGATCCCTACGCACTCGACCTCATCGAcaagctgctggtgctggatcCCGCCCAGCGCATCGACAGCGACGACGCCCTGAACCACGACTTCTTCTGGTCGGACCCCATGCCCTCAGACCTCAAGAACATGCTGTCCACCCACAACCAGTCCATGTTTGAGTACCTGGCCCCACCACGCAGGAGGGGTGGGCACATGCCCCAGCAGCCGGCGAACCAAGGCAGGAACCCAGCTGCCACCAACCAAACTGAATTTGACAGAGTGTTTTGA